The following are encoded in a window of Methanobrevibacter ruminantium M1 genomic DNA:
- a CDS encoding 3-dehydroquinate synthase II yields the protein MPNKFAWIMSPKTSWDDKKELITTALESGIDHVLDLEDSENIRKVGNFNIISTEEDADVYLVGIDGEGDGTLELKDNLNESSDLAKAKEAKNSGKTVCAYIIITDKLHEQLAVVLGKVVDYIILVGTDWTVIPLENIIADLQKEDVKLLAAVSNADDAQVAMETLEVGTDGVIFEARDFAQIKDIAGLIDELSTESYELKDLTITNVEPVGSGDRVCIDTTTMMRPGEGMLIGSYSKAMFFIHSESLESEYVASRPFRVNAGPVQAYVMVPGNKTRYLSELVTGDEVLIVDKDGKTKTSIVGRSKIEKRPLLLLEAEYDGMKIKSLVQNAETIRLVDENGEPISVSNLEKGMKVKGFIDDSARHFGMAIDEQIIEQ from the coding sequence TTGCCAAATAAATTCGCTTGGATTATGTCCCCGAAAACATCATGGGACGATAAGAAAGAATTAATCACAACTGCACTTGAATCAGGAATAGACCATGTTCTTGACCTTGAAGACAGTGAAAACATTAGAAAGGTAGGTAACTTTAACATCATTTCCACAGAGGAAGACGCTGATGTATATTTAGTTGGAATAGACGGTGAAGGAGACGGCACCCTTGAGCTTAAAGACAATCTAAATGAGTCATCAGACTTAGCAAAAGCAAAGGAAGCTAAAAACAGTGGAAAGACAGTATGTGCCTATATAATCATTACAGACAAGCTCCATGAGCAATTGGCTGTAGTCTTAGGTAAGGTTGTTGATTATATAATCCTTGTTGGAACAGACTGGACTGTAATTCCTCTTGAAAATATCATAGCAGATCTTCAGAAGGAAGACGTCAAGCTTCTTGCTGCTGTTAGCAATGCAGATGACGCTCAAGTTGCAATGGAAACATTGGAAGTGGGCACTGACGGTGTCATATTTGAAGCACGTGACTTTGCACAGATAAAGGACATTGCAGGTCTGATAGACGAGCTTTCAACTGAAAGCTATGAATTAAAGGACTTGACAATAACCAATGTTGAGCCTGTAGGCTCTGGCGATAGGGTCTGCATCGATACAACAACCATGATGAGACCTGGAGAGGGAATGCTTATCGGCTCATATTCAAAGGCTATGTTCTTCATCCATAGCGAAAGCCTTGAAAGCGAATATGTGGCATCAAGGCCTTTCAGAGTGAATGCAGGTCCTGTGCAAGCTTATGTTATGGTTCCAGGTAACAAGACACGTTATCTCTCTGAGCTTGTAACTGGCGATGAAGTCTTAATCGTTGATAAGGATGGAAAGACCAAGACATCAATTGTCGGCAGATCCAAGATAGAAAAAAGACCTTTGCTCCTTTTGGAAGCGGAATATGATGGCATGAAGATAAAGTCATTAGTTCAGAATGCTGAAACCATAAGATTAGTCGATGAGAATGGAGAGCCTATTTCTGTTTCTAATTTGGAGAAGGGAATGAAAGTCAAAGGATTTATTGACGACAGCGCCAGACATTTTGGTATGGCGATTGATGAGCAGATTATTGAGCAATAA